Proteins from one Oryza sativa Japonica Group chromosome 12, ASM3414082v1 genomic window:
- the LOC107279800 gene encoding uncharacterized protein: MIIADDPAVWDNIIHSFPRAKKFRNKPFPIFEALGELYDGQTAEGLLNFTSLQPTNTLDQSRNTEDDIVTQVGADDLLMENNQDDLNNDDPITASEQSKVEVSNQLNQRRQTVSTSRKPPEDKREKNPKRHKQNGNVADAMEKYIEL; encoded by the exons ATGATTATTGCTGATGATCCTGCAGTTTGGGATAATATTATTCAT TCTTTCCCTCGAGCTAAGAAGTTCCGCAACAAACCATTTCCAATCTTTGAAGCTTTAGGAGAACTATATGATG GTCAAACTGCCGAGGGCCTCTTGAACTTTACATCCCTTCAGCCAACAAATACACTAGATCAGTCAAGAAACACAGAAGATGATATTGTTACACAAGTAGGTGCTGATGATTTGCTGATGGAGAACAATCAAGATGACCTAAACAATGATGATCCAATCACAGCAAGTGAACAATCAAAAGTTGAAGTGTCAAATCAGTTAAATCAAAGAAGACAAACTGTCAGTACATCAAGGAAACCTCCTGAGGATAAAAGAGAGAAGAACCCAAAAAGACATAAGCAAAATGGGAATGTGGCTGATGCAATGGAGAAATACATAGAGCTGTGA